Proteins encoded together in one Penaeus vannamei isolate JL-2024 chromosome 9, ASM4276789v1, whole genome shotgun sequence window:
- the LOC113808425 gene encoding keratin-associated protein 19-2 has translation MRVLIIALLATVAVAEQKRSAEPSIGYGHGIGHSHSHSHSHSHSHINGGVIYGHGFGGLGLGGIGVGGLGIGGIGVGGIGVGGYGYGYGYPGLAVGHSVWKRDADPEPGYHHGHVATSYVGPRLHGGYSYGYPLYGYGGYGGFGGFGGFGGFGYGGYGYGK, from the exons ATGAGGGTTCTG ATCATCGCACTGTTGGCCACAGTCGCCGTGGCAGAGCAGAAGCGGTCAGCTGAGCCTTCCATTGGCTACGGCCACGGCATCGGTCACAGCCACAGCCATAGCCACAGCCACAGTCACAGCCACATAAACGGAGGAGTGATTTACGGCCACGGCTTCGGAGGCCTCGGACTGGGCGGAATCGGTGTCGGCGGCCTAGGAATCGGAGGAATCGGTGTCGGCGGAATCGGAGTAGGTGGCTACGGCTACGGCTACGGCTACCCAGGTCTGGCGGTCGGACACTCCGTCTGGAAGCGAGACGCGGACCCCGAGCCGGGCTACCACCACGGCCACGTCGCCACGTCCTACGTTGGCCCGAGGCTCCACGGTGGGTATAGCTACGGATACCCTCTCTACGGCTATGGAGGCTACGGAGGCTTCGGAGGTTTCGGAGGTTTCGGTGGCTTTGGGTACGGCGGCTACGGCTACGGGAAATGA